A part of Rattus norvegicus strain BN/NHsdMcwi chromosome 4, GRCr8, whole genome shotgun sequence genomic DNA contains:
- the Rbsn gene encoding rabenosyn-5 isoform X2: MRKNTQEIVMSKGKLKVRNLVQKARKAKNKLLKREGDDRVEPGTQGYESFSYGGVDPYMWEPQELGAMRSHLSDFKKHRAARIDHYVIEVNKLIIRLEKLTAFDRTNTETSKIRAIEKSVVPWVNDQDVPFCPDCGNKFSIRNRRHHCRLCGSIMCKKCMELIGLPLANKLTSASKDSLSTHTSPSQSPNSVHGSRRGSISSMSSVSSVLDEKDDERIRCCTHCKDTLLKREQQMDEKEHTPDIVKLYEKLRLCMEKVDQKAPEYIRMAASLNAGETTYSLEHANDLRVEVQKVYELIDALSKKILTLGLNQDPSPHPNTLRLQRMIRYSATLFVQEKLLGLMSLPTKEQFEELKKKRKQDLEQKRTMERQAALESRRKLEERQSGLASHTANGDMRSLQGIPAPLRKAEGWLPLSEGQVQSEDPDPLLQQIYNITSFIRQAKAAGRTDEVRTLQENLRQLQDEYDQQQTEKAIELSRRQAEEEELQREQLQMLRQRELEREEEQFLAASLQTRTRVLELREVLPFQLEPIRGPHTDLAYSLDEDSSPVQSSTAPDILSPGSALAPIHVWSGSPALSQELLLQSTISQPSSKTSLNPFDEEDLSSPIEGAVSPAAVEAFLGPPAAVTKEYNPFEEDAEEEEVAELGAGNPFTDPDSPAPNPFDEDDHPRSASPAAPGNPFEECPCTNPFEVDSDSGMEAEEHIEEELLLQQIDNIKAYIFDAKQCGRMDEVEVLTENLRELKCTLAKQKGAPN; the protein is encoded by the exons ATGAGGAAGAACACTCAGGAGATCGTGATGTCAAAGGGCAAATTAAAAGTAAGAA atctTGTTCAGAAGGCTAGGAAAGCAAAGAACAAGTTGTTGAAACGAGAAGGAGATGATCGTGTGGAGCCAGGGACCCAAGGATACGAATCATTCAGCTATGGAGGGGTTGATCCTTACATGTGGGAACCTCAAGAGCTTG GTGCTATGAGAAGCCAtctttctgattttaaaaaacatCGTGCTGCAAGGATTGACCACTATGTTATTGAAGTCAATAAATTAATAATCAGGTTGGAAAAG CTTACCGCATTTGACAGAACAAATACTGAGACCTCAAAGATTAGAG CAATAGAAAAGTCTGTGGTGCCTTGGGTCAATGACCAGGATGTTCCATTCTGTCCAGACTGTGGGAATAAGTTCAGCATCCGGAACCGCCGTCACCACTGCCGCCTCTGTGGGTCTATCATGTGCAAGAAGTGTATGGAGCTCATTGGCCTGCCCTTGGCAA ATAAGCTCACCAGTGCCAGCAAGGACTCCCTGAGCACCCACACCAGCCCCAGCCAGTCACCTAACAGTGTCCATGGCTCCCGCCGAGGCAGCATCAGTAGCATGAGCAGTGTCAGCTCAGTCCTGGACGAGAAGGATGATGAGCGCATCCGCTGCTGCACGCACTGCAAGGACACGCTGctcaagagagagcagcagatggaTGAGAAGGAGCACACGCCTGACATCGTGAAGCTCTACGAG AAACTTCGACTTTGCATGGAGAAAGTTGATCAGAAAGCTCCTGAATACATCAGGATGGCAGCATCATTAAA TGCTGGGGAGACGACCTACAGTCTGGAGCACGCCAACGACCTTCGAGTGGAAGTGCAGAAAGTGTACGAGCTAATAGATGCTTTAAG TAAGAAGATCTTAACCTTGGGCTTGAACCAAGACCCTTCACCACATCCAAACACTCTTCGGCTACAGAGAATGATCAGATACTCAGCTACACTATTTGTGCAG GAAAAGTTATTGGGTTTGATGTCACTGCCAACCAAAGAACAGTTTGaagaactaaaaaagaaaaggaagcaggacCTGGAGCAGAAGAGGACCATGGAGCGACAG GCTGCTCTGGAGTCCCGACGGAAGCTTGAGGAAAGGCAGAGTGGTTTGGCATCTCATACAGCCAATGGGGACATGAGGTCTCTTCAAGGCATACCTGCCCCCTTGCGAAAGGCTGAGGGCTGGCTCCCACTGTCAGAAGGTCAGGTACAGAGTGAAGACCCCGACCCTCTCCTTCAGCAGATCTATAACATTACATCGTTCATCAGGCAGGCCAAGGCTGCAGGCCGCACAGATGAGGTGCGCACACTTCAAGAGAACCTGCGGCAGCTGCAAGATGAGTATGACCAGCAGCAGACTGAGAAGGCCATCGAACTGTCCCGGAggcaggctgaggaggaggagctaCAGCGGGAGCAGTTACAGATGCTCCGCCAGCGGGAGCTGGAACGAgaagaagagcagttcctggcaGCATCTCTGCAAACACGGACTCGTGTTCTAGAACTCCGAGAAGTTTTACCCTTCCAGTTGGAGCCCATCCGAGGGCCTCACACTGATCTTGCCTATTCCTTAGATGAGGACTCCTCCCCAGTTCAGAGCAGCACAGCTCCTGATATCCTTTCACCTGGCTCAGCTCTAGCACCCATCCATGTGTGGTCTGGGTCCCCAGCCCTTAGCCAAGAATTACTCCTTCAGAGCACCATATCACAGCCAAGTAGTAAGACCTCTCTCAACCCGTTTGATGAAGAagacctctccagccctatagaGGGTGCTGTCAGCCCTGCTGCTGTAGAGGCTTTCCTGGGCCCTCCAGCTGCTGTCACCAAAGAATACAATCCTTTTGAGGAAGAtgctgaggaagaggaggtggcagAGTTGGGGGCAGGGAATCCCTTCACTGACCCAGACAGTCCAGCACCCAACCCCTTTGATGAGGATGACCATCCCAGGTCTGCCAGTCCAGCCGCCCCTGGAAACCCTTTTGAAGAGTGTCCATGCACCAACCCCTTTGAGGTAGACAGTGATAGTGGCATGGAGGCTGAGGAACACATTGAGGAGGAGCTGCTCCTGCAGCAAATTGACAACATCAAGGCTTACATCTTCGATGCCAAGCAGTGTGGTCGAATGGATGAGGTTGAGGTTCTGACGGAGAACCTCCGGGAGCTGAAGTGCACCCTGGCTAAGCAGAAGGGGGCCCCTAACTGA
- the Rbsn gene encoding rabenosyn-5 isoform X1, with protein MASLDDAGEVREGFLCPLCLKDLQSFYQLQSHYEEEHSGDRDVKGQIKNLVQKARKAKNKLLKREGDDRVEPGTQGYESFSYGGVDPYMWEPQELGAMRSHLSDFKKHRAARIDHYVIEVNKLIIRLEKLTAFDRTNTETSKIREKSVVPWVNDQDVPFCPDCGNKFSIRNRRHHCRLCGSIMCKKCMELIGLPLANKLTSASKDSLSTHTSPSQSPNSVHGSRRGSISSMSSVSSVLDEKDDERIRCCTHCKDTLLKREQQMDEKEHTPDIVKLYEKLRLCMEKVDQKAPEYIRMAASLNAGETTYSLEHANDLRVEVQKVYELIDALSKKILTLGLNQDPSPHPNTLRLQRMIRYSATLFVQEKLLGLMSLPTKEQFEELKKKRKQDLEQKRTMERQAALESRRKLEERQSGLASHTANGDMRSLQGIPAPLRKAEGWLPLSEGQVQSEDPDPLLQQIYNITSFIRQAKAAGRTDEVRTLQENLRQLQDEYDQQQTEKAIELSRRQAEEEELQREQLQMLRQRELEREEEQFLAASLQTRTRVLELREVLPFQLEPIRGPHTDLAYSLDEDSSPVQSSTAPDILSPGSALAPIHVWSGSPALSQELLLQSTISQPSSKTSLNPFDEEDLSSPIEGAVSPAAVEAFLGPPAAVTKEYNPFEEDAEEEEVAELGAGNPFTDPDSPAPNPFDEDDHPRSASPAAPGNPFEECPCTNPFEVDSDSGMEAEEHIEEELLLQQIDNIKAYIFDAKQCGRMDEVEVLTENLRELKCTLAKQKGAPN; from the exons ATGGCATCTTTGGATGACGCAGGGGAAGTGAGGGAAGGCTTCCTGTGCCCTCTGTGCCTCAAGGACCTTCAGTCTTTCTATCAACTTCAGTCACATTATGAGGAAGAACACTCAGGAGATCGTGATGTCAAAGGGCAAATTAAAA atctTGTTCAGAAGGCTAGGAAAGCAAAGAACAAGTTGTTGAAACGAGAAGGAGATGATCGTGTGGAGCCAGGGACCCAAGGATACGAATCATTCAGCTATGGAGGGGTTGATCCTTACATGTGGGAACCTCAAGAGCTTG GTGCTATGAGAAGCCAtctttctgattttaaaaaacatCGTGCTGCAAGGATTGACCACTATGTTATTGAAGTCAATAAATTAATAATCAGGTTGGAAAAG CTTACCGCATTTGACAGAACAAATACTGAGACCTCAAAGATTAGAG AAAAGTCTGTGGTGCCTTGGGTCAATGACCAGGATGTTCCATTCTGTCCAGACTGTGGGAATAAGTTCAGCATCCGGAACCGCCGTCACCACTGCCGCCTCTGTGGGTCTATCATGTGCAAGAAGTGTATGGAGCTCATTGGCCTGCCCTTGGCAA ATAAGCTCACCAGTGCCAGCAAGGACTCCCTGAGCACCCACACCAGCCCCAGCCAGTCACCTAACAGTGTCCATGGCTCCCGCCGAGGCAGCATCAGTAGCATGAGCAGTGTCAGCTCAGTCCTGGACGAGAAGGATGATGAGCGCATCCGCTGCTGCACGCACTGCAAGGACACGCTGctcaagagagagcagcagatggaTGAGAAGGAGCACACGCCTGACATCGTGAAGCTCTACGAG AAACTTCGACTTTGCATGGAGAAAGTTGATCAGAAAGCTCCTGAATACATCAGGATGGCAGCATCATTAAA TGCTGGGGAGACGACCTACAGTCTGGAGCACGCCAACGACCTTCGAGTGGAAGTGCAGAAAGTGTACGAGCTAATAGATGCTTTAAG TAAGAAGATCTTAACCTTGGGCTTGAACCAAGACCCTTCACCACATCCAAACACTCTTCGGCTACAGAGAATGATCAGATACTCAGCTACACTATTTGTGCAG GAAAAGTTATTGGGTTTGATGTCACTGCCAACCAAAGAACAGTTTGaagaactaaaaaagaaaaggaagcaggacCTGGAGCAGAAGAGGACCATGGAGCGACAG GCTGCTCTGGAGTCCCGACGGAAGCTTGAGGAAAGGCAGAGTGGTTTGGCATCTCATACAGCCAATGGGGACATGAGGTCTCTTCAAGGCATACCTGCCCCCTTGCGAAAGGCTGAGGGCTGGCTCCCACTGTCAGAAGGTCAGGTACAGAGTGAAGACCCCGACCCTCTCCTTCAGCAGATCTATAACATTACATCGTTCATCAGGCAGGCCAAGGCTGCAGGCCGCACAGATGAGGTGCGCACACTTCAAGAGAACCTGCGGCAGCTGCAAGATGAGTATGACCAGCAGCAGACTGAGAAGGCCATCGAACTGTCCCGGAggcaggctgaggaggaggagctaCAGCGGGAGCAGTTACAGATGCTCCGCCAGCGGGAGCTGGAACGAgaagaagagcagttcctggcaGCATCTCTGCAAACACGGACTCGTGTTCTAGAACTCCGAGAAGTTTTACCCTTCCAGTTGGAGCCCATCCGAGGGCCTCACACTGATCTTGCCTATTCCTTAGATGAGGACTCCTCCCCAGTTCAGAGCAGCACAGCTCCTGATATCCTTTCACCTGGCTCAGCTCTAGCACCCATCCATGTGTGGTCTGGGTCCCCAGCCCTTAGCCAAGAATTACTCCTTCAGAGCACCATATCACAGCCAAGTAGTAAGACCTCTCTCAACCCGTTTGATGAAGAagacctctccagccctatagaGGGTGCTGTCAGCCCTGCTGCTGTAGAGGCTTTCCTGGGCCCTCCAGCTGCTGTCACCAAAGAATACAATCCTTTTGAGGAAGAtgctgaggaagaggaggtggcagAGTTGGGGGCAGGGAATCCCTTCACTGACCCAGACAGTCCAGCACCCAACCCCTTTGATGAGGATGACCATCCCAGGTCTGCCAGTCCAGCCGCCCCTGGAAACCCTTTTGAAGAGTGTCCATGCACCAACCCCTTTGAGGTAGACAGTGATAGTGGCATGGAGGCTGAGGAACACATTGAGGAGGAGCTGCTCCTGCAGCAAATTGACAACATCAAGGCTTACATCTTCGATGCCAAGCAGTGTGGTCGAATGGATGAGGTTGAGGTTCTGACGGAGAACCTCCGGGAGCTGAAGTGCACCCTGGCTAAGCAGAAGGGGGCCCCTAACTGA
- the Rbsn gene encoding rabenosyn-5 isoform X3, with protein MRKNTQEIVMSKGKLKVRNLVQKARKAKNKLLKREGDDRVEPGTQGYESFSYGGVDPYMWEPQELGAMRSHLSDFKKHRAARIDHYVIEVNKLIIRLEKLTAFDRTNTETSKIREKSVVPWVNDQDVPFCPDCGNKFSIRNRRHHCRLCGSIMCKKCMELIGLPLANKLTSASKDSLSTHTSPSQSPNSVHGSRRGSISSMSSVSSVLDEKDDERIRCCTHCKDTLLKREQQMDEKEHTPDIVKLYEKLRLCMEKVDQKAPEYIRMAASLNAGETTYSLEHANDLRVEVQKVYELIDALSKKILTLGLNQDPSPHPNTLRLQRMIRYSATLFVQEKLLGLMSLPTKEQFEELKKKRKQDLEQKRTMERQAALESRRKLEERQSGLASHTANGDMRSLQGIPAPLRKAEGWLPLSEGQVQSEDPDPLLQQIYNITSFIRQAKAAGRTDEVRTLQENLRQLQDEYDQQQTEKAIELSRRQAEEEELQREQLQMLRQRELEREEEQFLAASLQTRTRVLELREVLPFQLEPIRGPHTDLAYSLDEDSSPVQSSTAPDILSPGSALAPIHVWSGSPALSQELLLQSTISQPSSKTSLNPFDEEDLSSPIEGAVSPAAVEAFLGPPAAVTKEYNPFEEDAEEEEVAELGAGNPFTDPDSPAPNPFDEDDHPRSASPAAPGNPFEECPCTNPFEVDSDSGMEAEEHIEEELLLQQIDNIKAYIFDAKQCGRMDEVEVLTENLRELKCTLAKQKGAPN; from the exons ATGAGGAAGAACACTCAGGAGATCGTGATGTCAAAGGGCAAATTAAAAGTAAGAA atctTGTTCAGAAGGCTAGGAAAGCAAAGAACAAGTTGTTGAAACGAGAAGGAGATGATCGTGTGGAGCCAGGGACCCAAGGATACGAATCATTCAGCTATGGAGGGGTTGATCCTTACATGTGGGAACCTCAAGAGCTTG GTGCTATGAGAAGCCAtctttctgattttaaaaaacatCGTGCTGCAAGGATTGACCACTATGTTATTGAAGTCAATAAATTAATAATCAGGTTGGAAAAG CTTACCGCATTTGACAGAACAAATACTGAGACCTCAAAGATTAGAG AAAAGTCTGTGGTGCCTTGGGTCAATGACCAGGATGTTCCATTCTGTCCAGACTGTGGGAATAAGTTCAGCATCCGGAACCGCCGTCACCACTGCCGCCTCTGTGGGTCTATCATGTGCAAGAAGTGTATGGAGCTCATTGGCCTGCCCTTGGCAA ATAAGCTCACCAGTGCCAGCAAGGACTCCCTGAGCACCCACACCAGCCCCAGCCAGTCACCTAACAGTGTCCATGGCTCCCGCCGAGGCAGCATCAGTAGCATGAGCAGTGTCAGCTCAGTCCTGGACGAGAAGGATGATGAGCGCATCCGCTGCTGCACGCACTGCAAGGACACGCTGctcaagagagagcagcagatggaTGAGAAGGAGCACACGCCTGACATCGTGAAGCTCTACGAG AAACTTCGACTTTGCATGGAGAAAGTTGATCAGAAAGCTCCTGAATACATCAGGATGGCAGCATCATTAAA TGCTGGGGAGACGACCTACAGTCTGGAGCACGCCAACGACCTTCGAGTGGAAGTGCAGAAAGTGTACGAGCTAATAGATGCTTTAAG TAAGAAGATCTTAACCTTGGGCTTGAACCAAGACCCTTCACCACATCCAAACACTCTTCGGCTACAGAGAATGATCAGATACTCAGCTACACTATTTGTGCAG GAAAAGTTATTGGGTTTGATGTCACTGCCAACCAAAGAACAGTTTGaagaactaaaaaagaaaaggaagcaggacCTGGAGCAGAAGAGGACCATGGAGCGACAG GCTGCTCTGGAGTCCCGACGGAAGCTTGAGGAAAGGCAGAGTGGTTTGGCATCTCATACAGCCAATGGGGACATGAGGTCTCTTCAAGGCATACCTGCCCCCTTGCGAAAGGCTGAGGGCTGGCTCCCACTGTCAGAAGGTCAGGTACAGAGTGAAGACCCCGACCCTCTCCTTCAGCAGATCTATAACATTACATCGTTCATCAGGCAGGCCAAGGCTGCAGGCCGCACAGATGAGGTGCGCACACTTCAAGAGAACCTGCGGCAGCTGCAAGATGAGTATGACCAGCAGCAGACTGAGAAGGCCATCGAACTGTCCCGGAggcaggctgaggaggaggagctaCAGCGGGAGCAGTTACAGATGCTCCGCCAGCGGGAGCTGGAACGAgaagaagagcagttcctggcaGCATCTCTGCAAACACGGACTCGTGTTCTAGAACTCCGAGAAGTTTTACCCTTCCAGTTGGAGCCCATCCGAGGGCCTCACACTGATCTTGCCTATTCCTTAGATGAGGACTCCTCCCCAGTTCAGAGCAGCACAGCTCCTGATATCCTTTCACCTGGCTCAGCTCTAGCACCCATCCATGTGTGGTCTGGGTCCCCAGCCCTTAGCCAAGAATTACTCCTTCAGAGCACCATATCACAGCCAAGTAGTAAGACCTCTCTCAACCCGTTTGATGAAGAagacctctccagccctatagaGGGTGCTGTCAGCCCTGCTGCTGTAGAGGCTTTCCTGGGCCCTCCAGCTGCTGTCACCAAAGAATACAATCCTTTTGAGGAAGAtgctgaggaagaggaggtggcagAGTTGGGGGCAGGGAATCCCTTCACTGACCCAGACAGTCCAGCACCCAACCCCTTTGATGAGGATGACCATCCCAGGTCTGCCAGTCCAGCCGCCCCTGGAAACCCTTTTGAAGAGTGTCCATGCACCAACCCCTTTGAGGTAGACAGTGATAGTGGCATGGAGGCTGAGGAACACATTGAGGAGGAGCTGCTCCTGCAGCAAATTGACAACATCAAGGCTTACATCTTCGATGCCAAGCAGTGTGGTCGAATGGATGAGGTTGAGGTTCTGACGGAGAACCTCCGGGAGCTGAAGTGCACCCTGGCTAAGCAGAAGGGGGCCCCTAACTGA
- the Rbsn gene encoding rabenosyn-5 isoform X4 has translation MWEPQELGAMRSHLSDFKKHRAARIDHYVIEVNKLIIRLEKLTAFDRTNTETSKIRAIEKSVVPWVNDQDVPFCPDCGNKFSIRNRRHHCRLCGSIMCKKCMELIGLPLANKLTSASKDSLSTHTSPSQSPNSVHGSRRGSISSMSSVSSVLDEKDDERIRCCTHCKDTLLKREQQMDEKEHTPDIVKLYEKLRLCMEKVDQKAPEYIRMAASLNAGETTYSLEHANDLRVEVQKVYELIDALSKKILTLGLNQDPSPHPNTLRLQRMIRYSATLFVQEKLLGLMSLPTKEQFEELKKKRKQDLEQKRTMERQAALESRRKLEERQSGLASHTANGDMRSLQGIPAPLRKAEGWLPLSEGQVQSEDPDPLLQQIYNITSFIRQAKAAGRTDEVRTLQENLRQLQDEYDQQQTEKAIELSRRQAEEEELQREQLQMLRQRELEREEEQFLAASLQTRTRVLELREVLPFQLEPIRGPHTDLAYSLDEDSSPVQSSTAPDILSPGSALAPIHVWSGSPALSQELLLQSTISQPSSKTSLNPFDEEDLSSPIEGAVSPAAVEAFLGPPAAVTKEYNPFEEDAEEEEVAELGAGNPFTDPDSPAPNPFDEDDHPRSASPAAPGNPFEECPCTNPFEVDSDSGMEAEEHIEEELLLQQIDNIKAYIFDAKQCGRMDEVEVLTENLRELKCTLAKQKGAPN, from the exons ATGTGGGAACCTCAAGAGCTTG GTGCTATGAGAAGCCAtctttctgattttaaaaaacatCGTGCTGCAAGGATTGACCACTATGTTATTGAAGTCAATAAATTAATAATCAGGTTGGAAAAG CTTACCGCATTTGACAGAACAAATACTGAGACCTCAAAGATTAGAG CAATAGAAAAGTCTGTGGTGCCTTGGGTCAATGACCAGGATGTTCCATTCTGTCCAGACTGTGGGAATAAGTTCAGCATCCGGAACCGCCGTCACCACTGCCGCCTCTGTGGGTCTATCATGTGCAAGAAGTGTATGGAGCTCATTGGCCTGCCCTTGGCAA ATAAGCTCACCAGTGCCAGCAAGGACTCCCTGAGCACCCACACCAGCCCCAGCCAGTCACCTAACAGTGTCCATGGCTCCCGCCGAGGCAGCATCAGTAGCATGAGCAGTGTCAGCTCAGTCCTGGACGAGAAGGATGATGAGCGCATCCGCTGCTGCACGCACTGCAAGGACACGCTGctcaagagagagcagcagatggaTGAGAAGGAGCACACGCCTGACATCGTGAAGCTCTACGAG AAACTTCGACTTTGCATGGAGAAAGTTGATCAGAAAGCTCCTGAATACATCAGGATGGCAGCATCATTAAA TGCTGGGGAGACGACCTACAGTCTGGAGCACGCCAACGACCTTCGAGTGGAAGTGCAGAAAGTGTACGAGCTAATAGATGCTTTAAG TAAGAAGATCTTAACCTTGGGCTTGAACCAAGACCCTTCACCACATCCAAACACTCTTCGGCTACAGAGAATGATCAGATACTCAGCTACACTATTTGTGCAG GAAAAGTTATTGGGTTTGATGTCACTGCCAACCAAAGAACAGTTTGaagaactaaaaaagaaaaggaagcaggacCTGGAGCAGAAGAGGACCATGGAGCGACAG GCTGCTCTGGAGTCCCGACGGAAGCTTGAGGAAAGGCAGAGTGGTTTGGCATCTCATACAGCCAATGGGGACATGAGGTCTCTTCAAGGCATACCTGCCCCCTTGCGAAAGGCTGAGGGCTGGCTCCCACTGTCAGAAGGTCAGGTACAGAGTGAAGACCCCGACCCTCTCCTTCAGCAGATCTATAACATTACATCGTTCATCAGGCAGGCCAAGGCTGCAGGCCGCACAGATGAGGTGCGCACACTTCAAGAGAACCTGCGGCAGCTGCAAGATGAGTATGACCAGCAGCAGACTGAGAAGGCCATCGAACTGTCCCGGAggcaggctgaggaggaggagctaCAGCGGGAGCAGTTACAGATGCTCCGCCAGCGGGAGCTGGAACGAgaagaagagcagttcctggcaGCATCTCTGCAAACACGGACTCGTGTTCTAGAACTCCGAGAAGTTTTACCCTTCCAGTTGGAGCCCATCCGAGGGCCTCACACTGATCTTGCCTATTCCTTAGATGAGGACTCCTCCCCAGTTCAGAGCAGCACAGCTCCTGATATCCTTTCACCTGGCTCAGCTCTAGCACCCATCCATGTGTGGTCTGGGTCCCCAGCCCTTAGCCAAGAATTACTCCTTCAGAGCACCATATCACAGCCAAGTAGTAAGACCTCTCTCAACCCGTTTGATGAAGAagacctctccagccctatagaGGGTGCTGTCAGCCCTGCTGCTGTAGAGGCTTTCCTGGGCCCTCCAGCTGCTGTCACCAAAGAATACAATCCTTTTGAGGAAGAtgctgaggaagaggaggtggcagAGTTGGGGGCAGGGAATCCCTTCACTGACCCAGACAGTCCAGCACCCAACCCCTTTGATGAGGATGACCATCCCAGGTCTGCCAGTCCAGCCGCCCCTGGAAACCCTTTTGAAGAGTGTCCATGCACCAACCCCTTTGAGGTAGACAGTGATAGTGGCATGGAGGCTGAGGAACACATTGAGGAGGAGCTGCTCCTGCAGCAAATTGACAACATCAAGGCTTACATCTTCGATGCCAAGCAGTGTGGTCGAATGGATGAGGTTGAGGTTCTGACGGAGAACCTCCGGGAGCTGAAGTGCACCCTGGCTAAGCAGAAGGGGGCCCCTAACTGA